The Magnetococcales bacterium nucleotide sequence GACGATTAACATGAGGCCGATCACCACATCCCCCAACGACCAGATGAAGGCGACGGGAAAGAAGGGGCCACAAAAGGTGATGCCCGCAAAAAACCAGCGATAGTTGCGGACATTTTTGCCACCAAGATAGACATAACAGCGCTCGGAAAAGTGCGCCCAGCTGATGATGGTGGTGAAGGCAAAAAGTGCCAGGCAGAAAAAGATCAACCAGCGCCCCACCACCCCCAGGCCGGTCTGAAAAGCGGTCAGGGTCAGATAAGCCCCGGTCAGCTCTTCCCAGTTGCCCAGGGAAAGGATCACCAGCCCCGTCACCGTACAGACGATGAGGCCATCCACCAGGGGTACCATCGCCGCCATATAGGCGCCCTTGGCAGGATGATCTTCGTTGGCACCGTGGAGAAACGGGGCCACCCCCATCCCGGCAAAGTGGGAAAAAACCCCTCGGGAAACCCCAAACTGCATCGCCTGCATCACCGTAAAACCCACCGCCCCCCCGGTCATGGCGTAGGGTTGAAAGGCCGACTGTACCACCCAGCGGATGGCATCGAAGGTGTCCAGAGGATGGGAGCCCAGCACGATGATGCCGCCAACGACATAAGCCAGTACCATCCACGGAGCGCTGGCGACACTGAAATCAACGATGGAGCGAATCCCCCCCACCACCACCGTAGCGACAGCGGCGAAGAGGATCAGGGCGACCAAAATTTCCGCCAGACCCAGCTCGTTGGTCACCGCATGGGAGACCGAGTTGGCTTGAATCAGATTGGCGCTCACCAAGCCGTGGAAGAGGATCAAACCCGCCAGCCATGGGGCCAGGCGGGGCCAGGTGTCGCCGGTAAACTTGACCAGATAGGCCATGGGGGTGGCGTAGAGGGGGGATTGGGTATCTTTAGGTCCGTGGCGGATGGCCAGATAGGTGGAGCACATGCGAAAAGCAGCCCCCAGCAGCGCCGAAACCCAGATCCAGAAGAGCGCCCCCGGTCCCCCCAGGTGAATCGCCGTGGCGACCCCCGCCAGATTGCCCACCCCGATTCCCGCTGCGAGAGCGGCAATAAAGGCCTTGGTGTGGGGAATGTTTTTTTCGGTATGATCCGGCTCCCGAAAGCGCCAAATTTTTTTCAGCATGTACCAGGAGCGGGTAAGGGAGATTCCCCGGATCATCACCAAAAAGAGGAGGCCCAGCTCAATATAGATGAGGCTCAGGAAGGGATTCCAAAGCCAGGCTGCTATCGTATCCATGAATGACAAAGCCAGTCACCTCTTTGGGATTCCCCCCGGCTCACCATGGGGTATCATGCAAAGGTTCGGAGTGTTTACTGTGTTTTGGATAGTGACGAACCGTAAATATTAGCATGTCACATGCCATGTGACACGGAACTGACCCATCTTGAAGGGATTCCTTCTGGCGATAGCTGGTCTTTATCCATTTTGACCCCCATTATCCTAAATCCGGCAGTTGAGCATGAGCGCTTCTGACACCAGCTTTTCTGGATCCATTCAGCTATGCTTGGGCTCGTTTTGGGAAGATGGAATCAGGATGTTCAAGAATTTATTCCAGGGAGGAATCAGCAGCTGATGGCAGACCTTTTGGTGGATCTGGCCTTTGTATTTGGTGCGGGGGTGCTGGCTACCGGCCACTGTGCGGGGATGTGCGGTGGTTTGATAACGGCCTATTCCCTACGCTCTGGGGAGGCGTGCCGGGGGCTTTCTCCTCTCCATGGCAAGCGTTTGCTACCCCATCTGCTCTATAACGCCGGGCGGGTGGGGAGTTATGTCCTTTTGGGGGGCATCATCGGATGGGTGGGCTCCTTCATTGAGGTGGGGAGCACTCTTGCGGGGCTGAAGGGTGTGCCCCATCTGCTGTTTGGCAGCGCGATGATTCTTTTTGGCCTGGATGCTTTGGGTGTGATGCCGCTCCTGGGAGGACAAGCTGGCTCCAAGGGGGGGGCTGGTGGGTGGATCTTGGCTCGGGCTGGAAAACTATTGGGGGATCATGGCTCTTCCCGGGTGTTTGCCTTGGGAATGCTGACAGCCCTCCTCCCCTGTTCTCTCCACTGGGCCTTTCAAGCCAAAGCCGCGGCGACGGGTTCGGTGTGGGGGGGGATGGGGGTGATGCTGGCCTTTGGCCTGGGCACCATGGGGCCTTTGATGGGGCTGGGGCTTTTTGCATCAGCTCTGGGTGTGACCTCCCGACGCTGGCTGATGTGGGGGGCTGGCGTGACGGTCCTGGTGATGGGGGGGATGGTGCTGCGGCGGGGGATCATGCTCTTTTGAGTTCTGGGGGGTGCTCTGTTGAATCCTGACGAAACTCAGCTCTTTTTGAATATCCCGTGGATGACGTGGTAGCTCACGGAAAAACCATCGGCCCCCTCCAGATCCCGTAACAGGCTACGCAGGGCTCCCGGGGAGAGGGGGCGATAATCAGGCGCTGGGGTCTGGGCGCCGATGCGTTTGAGATCCCGCAAAAATTCAGCTCCGGAAGGGTGGCGAACCGTAAACCACTCCTCCTCCATCTCTCCCACCCCTCCCCCGGGCCAGATTTCGGGCCATTGGGCGGCGCTTGGGTAGATGGGCGTGCCTTTGGGCAATCCGGCCCGTTCACACGCTCCATGCCACTCCTGAAAGGTGCCGGATCCCAGAGTGGCGAAGGCGAGACACCCTCCGGGTTCAAGATGTGCCGTCAAGCGGCTCAAGCTCTGTTTCAAGTCGGCAAACCACTGAAAAGCCATACTCCCGGCGATCAGATCAAACCGCTCTTCCAGCGCCGGGTTGGAGCCATCCATCACCGCAAAACGGTGGCTGGCTGATCGATTCCCACTCTCCAGATGTTGCCGGCAGCGGGCTACCATGGCCGGAGCAATATCGGTAAAGAGAAAGCGGCCCTCAGGATAGCGCTTCACCATCACTTCGCTTAAAAAACCCGAACCACACCCCACCTCCAGCACCTTGGGCCGGGAGGGGGCGCGCCATTTGGCCAGGCGATCATCCAGAGACCGGGCGATCAGACGCTGTACCCTGGCCCGTTGGTGATAGCTGTCGGCCTGATCAAAAGCGTGGGCAATGGTGTGGGTCCGATCCATCTGTTTGGCGATATCGCTCCCCTGATCGCCCAGCCCCTCGGGTTCCGACACCTCTGCTCTGGACTCTTCCTCAGAAACATCGATGACACGGGCAGCCGTCATTCCCTCCCCTCCCCTTGAATCCCAGCCAAAAAACCACTGAGCTGTTCACCACACCACGCAGTGCGGGTGAGAGGGAGCAGATGGCCGCCACTCTGGGACCAGATGAGCTTCGATGGTGATTGGGCTCCAAAGGATTGCCGGGTGAGGGCGGGGGGAACGATGGCGTCGTCTTGACCTGCCAGCCCCAACCACGGCCCCGACCATTGATTGAAACGCTCCCGTTCATCCCAGTTGGCCAAGCCGTCGAGTCCCGCCTGTAACGGCCCGACCTGCAACCCGCCCAGCCCCATACCCCGGGTGATCGGTGGCAGACCGCTCTGCTGGCGAAAATCCCCCAACACCCCTTGGGGGTCGTGACTGAGGCGGCTCTGCATCTGTTTGATGATTCGGGGGGAGATACCCGCTTTAAAATCCCGGCTCCGGGAAAAACGACTAAAGCCGTTGATGCTCACCAGCCCGAGGCAATTCGCCGGAGTGAGGGTAGGTTCAGCGGCACTTTCAGAGGCTCTCAGTTGCCTTAAAAGCCAGAGAAAACCCATGGAGTGACCGATGCCGATGAAAGGCTCATGGGGATCAATGGGCAGCTGCATCCGCCCGGAAAAGCCCAGATCCACCAACCGACAGCGCTCCGGCCCCAGCAAGGCGCTCAAGGGTCGCCAAAAGCCCGGCCCAAAGCCCCAGCCGTGGACCATCAACAGGAGGGGCTGTTTCATGGAGAACGCCCAGAGATGCTCAGAGGATGAAGCCGAGAGACGGACATCAAAGGGGTTCTCATCAAAAAGGTGGGCATCAAAAAGGTGGGCATCAAAAAGGTGGATATCAAAAAAGTGGATATCAAAAAGGTCGGCATCAGGAAAATTTCCGCCACAGCTGGGGAATCGTTTCCAGGAGAAATTCAATCGCCTCCTCATCGTGGAGAGCACTCAAGGTAAAGCGCATGCGACTGCTTCCCGGAGGCACCGTGGGGGGACGAATCGCCACAGCCAGCCCGCCAGCGGCTTCGAAGGCCCGGCTGATCTCCAAAGCTTTTTCAGCCTCTCCCACCAGCATGGGGATAATCTGGGTAGAGGAAGCCCCGGTATCGATACCCGCAGCCTGGAAAACCTGCCGCACCCGCTGGGCGTTGGCGAGCAAGCGTTCACGCTCCAAATCCAGCGTCGGCAACAGCTCCAGCGCCGCATACATCGCCCCCAACACCCCTGGCGGCAAGGCCGTGGCATAGATAAACCCCCCTGCCCGATTGATCAGATATTCCCTCAAGCCTTGATCACACGCCACATAGGCCCCAAACCCCCCCAACCCTTTGCTGAAGGTGCCCATCACCAGATCCACTTCCCCCGGCACCCGGGCCGAGAGCCCAAACCCTTCTGGCCCCAACACCCCCGTGGCGTGGGCTTCATCCAGATAGAGAAAGGCCCCAAAACGATTTTTAAGGGACACCAAGGCGGTCACATCCACCTGATCCCCATCCATGGAAAAAACCGACTCAGAGAGAATAAACCGGGGGCCGGGGCTTGCCTGGTGCTTGTTGAGCAGGGTTTCCAGATGGTTTAAATCGTTGTGCCGGTAACGGATTTGCCGCACTCCAGCCGCCTGGCAGCCGTGATGGATGGAAGCGTGGTTCAGGCGGTCGGAAAAAACCAGGGGTGTGGCCCCCAAAATTTCCCGGTCGAGGAGAGCTGGCAGGATGGCGGCATTGGCTTGAAAGCCGGAGTTGAACACCAGGGCGGTTGCGGTTTTTTTGCCCCGGGCCACACGGGATTCCACTTGGCCAAAAAGATCCAGATCCCCACACACCAGCCGGGAAGCTGTCGAGCCGCACCCCCACTCCCGGGTCCACGCCTGAGCCTGGGCTATCAATGCCGGATGGGTGGCCAGCCCCAGATAGTCGTTGGAGGAAAAATTGCGCAACCGCCCCCCGTCCCGTTCAATCCATCCACCCTGAGCCCGCCCCACGGGACGCAAAACACGCAAACCACCCGCGTCGGCGCGCTGGCGGCAAAATCGGGCATAACGGGCAGCAGGTGTCTCGTCGGCAAGGGACATGGCGTCGGCATCAAGCCAGTTGGGTAAACCATCAGGTTGAAAGAAAGGTTTACTATCGGATCAAGGGAGTGGCGTCAAGAACTATCAGCCCGGGAGTGGGGGTTGGAAGGTTTGAGCAGGCCAAAAAAAATGTGGATGGATGGCCTTGGCGGCTCTATTTGGGGCTCTGGGTGAGGTAGCGGCCACACTCTCAAGGGGGTGGACACCCAAGGAGATGATCACCACCGTTGAGCGACCCCATCCGGGGAAGATGAGGCTGCTTTCAGATCTGATTTCAGGGGGGGTGTGATTCGATCAGAGGGCCTTTTTCAGGGATTGTTCGATTTTGTTGGACATGGAGGAGATTTCGTTGATAACCCGGTCGATGTCTCCAGCCAGATTACGGGCGACGCGGGCAGTGCTTTTCACTTCACCCGCCACCACCGCGAATCCCTTGCCAAACTCACCAGCCCGGGAAGCCTGGATACCGGCATTGATGGCCAGCACCTCCAGTTCGTTGGAAATTTTTTCGATGACGTGGAGGGTTTTGGACACGTCACGGGTGTTGGAGTCGATCTCTTTGCGGACGTTGGAAAGATCGGCGAACACCTGTTTGTAGGTAGAGCCGTGCTGTTCCTTGAAGATTTCCCGCATTAAAAAGGCCGCCTGCCCGGGGACGACGGGGGTTTGGTTGTTGAGCAGAGAGATGCGTTGGGGCGTGTCCGGGGATTGGGTGGCATCAAAGATATAATCCACCGGCATGCTGTTGAGGGCCATCTCCAGGTTGGTCAGGGTTTTGATACCCATGCCCTGTGCCTGGGACAAGGCCGGGGCGTCCGGGTCTTCGTCCACCAGAAAGATGACTTCTATATCATCACCCCGGGAGAGAATTTGCAGCAGTTCCCCGCCGATATCCCCTCCGCCAATGATGCCTACTTTTTTACCGCCCTGACTGGCTGTCATCCTCTCGAACCTCCGGTTTGTGGCCTATGCCCGGAATGTCGTCCATCTCCAACTGGCCCTACAAAAAAACATTTTCTGGCCCGGAGTGGCGTCATAACTGAATTATCAGGAAAAAACGGTATTGATGCTGCCAGCCGTTGGATTCCCTGTAGGGGTTTGGTTGATCTTTGTGAAGCGGGCGTTCGGACTATTATGCCCCTCAATTGCAAAAAGTCGACCCAAACTGGGCCAGTATAGCTCTCTTCACGCCTTAAGTCCGGGCCTTTTTTCCAGGGAGTTCAACTCCGCCTGGTTCCCTGACGTGGGGCTGGAGCAAACATGGCTTTATTTTCTGGCCACGGGCTTAGGCACCCCTTCATGAACTTATTGATAATATTGGAATAAGTTCACACAAAAAGAACGCTTCCCCTCTTTCTCGGATCCTTTTTTTTATACGTCCAACCCGGTTTTTAATCATTTCATGGCCATTCATTGCCTCAAAGTGACGAGGTTCCTTTATCAGGCAAGGGAGTGGCATTAACCGGTCAGTCACCCCCTCCGAAGCCACTGCTGCACCCCATCATCTTGAATTTTTTGGCAAGCCGCTTTAACTTGTATGCCATGAAATCGGTGCTGGCGATATTCTTTAAATTGGTCTCAACTTTAACAGGATGGCGTGTTTTTTTGAAATATGGCAAAACAATTGCATCACCACCTGTTGGCTCAAACCCGCTTTATATAGAAAATCCATCTGAAAAGAACAGAGCCAATAACGGGATGCACCCCATTTCCAGGTCACTCTCCGACGGCTCCTGTATATAGCCCGAAGAGTTAAGGATTTTACGGATTTTTTCAAGCTTTTCTCAAGACAAAAGCTTGAGGGCAATAAATGGATTCAATCTGGCTTGAACCACCGCTGTTGCGTTTAAGAAAGAACAGGAAAATCATGGCTGAGACCACCAATCAATCCGATCCACTCCAGGAATTGCGAGCGCTGGCCAGCAAAAAGGCCGATTCCGGCAAAAAATCCGGCTCCAAGGCCGATTCCAAGGAGGAGTATAAAGAGATCCTGAATCAAGCGGTGGCGTTGCTTCCTGATATTCTCAAGACTGAACGCTGTTCCATTTTTATCCACGACCCCAAGCACCAGCGGGCCTGGCTGCAAAGCGGTACCGGATTGATCGAAAAAGAGCTGGATATTCCCCTGCAGCGCTCCATCACCGGGGAGGTGGTCATCACTGGCCAGCCGTTGATTGTCAACGATATGCGCCACCGGGACGGTGTTCACCGGGATGTGGACCAGATGACCGGCTACAACACCCGAAACGTCCTCTGCGTGCCCATCAAAAATCGCGATGGAAACAAAGTTCGAGGAACCCTGCAGGTGATCAACAAGCTGAACAATAAAAGCTTCAACCTGGAGGATCAAAGCCTTTTGGAGCGTGCAGCCACCCTTTTGCGCACAGCCACCCGAACCGCCTATCTCTCCCAAGGAGGGGTGAGGCGCTCCTCCCGGTCCGGCTCCAAAGCGTT carries:
- the bioF gene encoding 8-amino-7-oxononanoate synthase → MSLADETPAARYARFCRQRADAGGLRVLRPVGRAQGGWIERDGGRLRNFSSNDYLGLATHPALIAQAQAWTREWGCGSTASRLVCGDLDLFGQVESRVARGKKTATALVFNSGFQANAAILPALLDREILGATPLVFSDRLNHASIHHGCQAAGVRQIRYRHNDLNHLETLLNKHQASPGPRFILSESVFSMDGDQVDVTALVSLKNRFGAFLYLDEAHATGVLGPEGFGLSARVPGEVDLVMGTFSKGLGGFGAYVACDQGLREYLINRAGGFIYATALPPGVLGAMYAALELLPTLDLERERLLANAQRVRQVFQAAGIDTGASSTQIIPMLVGEAEKALEISRAFEAAGGLAVAIRPPTVPPGSSRMRFTLSALHDEEAIEFLLETIPQLWRKFS
- a CDS encoding alpha/beta hydrolase, yielding MKQPLLLMVHGWGFGPGFWRPLSALLGPERCRLVDLGFSGRMQLPIDPHEPFIGIGHSMGFLWLLRQLRASESAAEPTLTPANCLGLVSINGFSRFSRSRDFKAGISPRIIKQMQSRLSHDPQGVLGDFRQQSGLPPITRGMGLGGLQVGPLQAGLDGLANWDERERFNQWSGPWLGLAGQDDAIVPPALTRQSFGAQSPSKLIWSQSGGHLLPLTRTAWCGEQLSGFLAGIQGEGRE
- a CDS encoding methyltransferase, translating into MTAARVIDVSEEESRAEVSEPEGLGDQGSDIAKQMDRTHTIAHAFDQADSYHQRARVQRLIARSLDDRLAKWRAPSRPKVLEVGCGSGFLSEVMVKRYPEGRFLFTDIAPAMVARCRQHLESGNRSASHRFAVMDGSNPALEERFDLIAGSMAFQWFADLKQSLSRLTAHLEPGGCLAFATLGSGTFQEWHGACERAGLPKGTPIYPSAAQWPEIWPGGGVGEMEEEWFTVRHPSGAEFLRDLKRIGAQTPAPDYRPLSPGALRSLLRDLEGADGFSVSYHVIHGIFKKS
- a CDS encoding sulfite exporter TauE/SafE family protein — encoded protein: MADLLVDLAFVFGAGVLATGHCAGMCGGLITAYSLRSGEACRGLSPLHGKRLLPHLLYNAGRVGSYVLLGGIIGWVGSFIEVGSTLAGLKGVPHLLFGSAMILFGLDALGVMPLLGGQAGSKGGAGGWILARAGKLLGDHGSSRVFALGMLTALLPCSLHWAFQAKAAATGSVWGGMGVMLAFGLGTMGPLMGLGLFASALGVTSRRWLMWGAGVTVLVMGGMVLRRGIMLF
- a CDS encoding sodium:alanine symporter family protein; protein product: MDTIAAWLWNPFLSLIYIELGLLFLVMIRGISLTRSWYMLKKIWRFREPDHTEKNIPHTKAFIAALAAGIGVGNLAGVATAIHLGGPGALFWIWVSALLGAAFRMCSTYLAIRHGPKDTQSPLYATPMAYLVKFTGDTWPRLAPWLAGLILFHGLVSANLIQANSVSHAVTNELGLAEILVALILFAAVATVVVGGIRSIVDFSVASAPWMVLAYVVGGIIVLGSHPLDTFDAIRWVVQSAFQPYAMTGGAVGFTVMQAMQFGVSRGVFSHFAGMGVAPFLHGANEDHPAKGAYMAAMVPLVDGLIVCTVTGLVILSLGNWEELTGAYLTLTAFQTGLGVVGRWLIFFCLALFAFTTIISWAHFSERCYVYLGGKNVRNYRWFFAGITFCGPFFPVAFIWSLGDVVIGLMLIVHLLPLTYILLKTQPKMLEELNDPAAE
- a CDS encoding GAF domain-containing protein, with product MAETTNQSDPLQELRALASKKADSGKKSGSKADSKEEYKEILNQAVALLPDILKTERCSIFIHDPKHQRAWLQSGTGLIEKELDIPLQRSITGEVVITGQPLIVNDMRHRDGVHRDVDQMTGYNTRNVLCVPIKNRDGNKVRGTLQVINKLNNKSFNLEDQSLLERAATLLRTATRTAYLSQGGVRRSSRSGSKALADKLKKLLPDMS